A genomic region of Streptomyces rimosus contains the following coding sequences:
- a CDS encoding MOSC domain-containing protein has product MGTMVGTVTTLWRYPVKSLLGEEVPDIAADARGLTGDRALALVHETTGQVASAKNPRLWRDLLKLRAEIIDGAVRITLPSGRTVRSTDAHVDKTLSAHLGQPVTLTDTPPEKATLERSQPEEVLAAGEAAEVGNETLEIASQAPPGTFFDYAPLHLITRATLDRITELGPRATTVEAERYRPNIVIRTEAAGFVENDWPGHELRIGDELTLRIVARTPRCAVPTLEHGRLPRDPDALRVPARHNRVVPLEGMGPQPCAGVYAQVVRPGRIRQGDAVRVV; this is encoded by the coding sequence ATGGGGACGATGGTGGGAACGGTGACCACGCTGTGGCGTTATCCGGTGAAATCGCTGCTCGGTGAGGAGGTTCCGGACATCGCGGCGGACGCCCGCGGGCTGACGGGGGACCGCGCGCTGGCGCTGGTGCACGAGACGACCGGCCAGGTCGCCAGTGCCAAGAATCCACGGTTGTGGCGCGACTTGCTGAAGTTGCGGGCGGAGATCATCGACGGCGCCGTACGGATCACGCTCCCCTCCGGCCGGACCGTACGCTCCACCGACGCGCACGTCGACAAGACCCTCTCCGCCCACCTCGGGCAGCCCGTCACCCTGACCGACACCCCGCCCGAGAAGGCCACCCTGGAACGCTCGCAGCCCGAAGAGGTGCTGGCCGCCGGAGAAGCGGCCGAGGTCGGGAACGAGACCCTGGAGATCGCCTCGCAGGCGCCGCCCGGCACCTTCTTCGACTACGCGCCGCTGCACCTGATCACCCGCGCCACCCTCGACCGGATCACCGAACTGGGGCCGCGCGCCACCACCGTCGAGGCCGAGCGCTACCGTCCCAACATCGTCATCCGTACCGAGGCCGCCGGGTTCGTCGAGAACGACTGGCCCGGCCATGAGCTGCGCATCGGCGACGAGCTCACCCTGCGCATCGTGGCCCGTACGCCGCGGTGCGCCGTACCGACGCTGGAACACGGCAGGCTGCCGCGCGACCCGGACGCGCTGCGCGTACCCGCGCGGCACAACCGGGTGGTGCCGCTGGAGGGCATGGGGCCGCAGCCCTGCGCGGGGGTGTATGCCCAGGTCGTCCGGCCGGGGCGGATCCGGCAGGGGGATGCGGTACGGGTGGTGTGA
- a CDS encoding DUF397 domain-containing protein, whose translation MSAINPINWQKSSFSGGGGENCIEVATHEGSIVMRESDDPSSTITTSRAKMAAFIAGMKNGEFDHLVN comes from the coding sequence ATGAGCGCGATCAACCCGATCAACTGGCAGAAATCTTCCTTCTCGGGGGGCGGCGGAGAAAACTGCATCGAGGTCGCAACGCACGAAGGAAGCATCGTGATGCGTGAGAGCGACGACCCCAGCAGCACCATAACGACTAGTCGCGCGAAGATGGCCGCGTTCATTGCGGGCATGAAGAACGGGGAGTTCGACCACCTCGTCAACTAG
- a CDS encoding DUF1906 domain-containing protein, which produces MGSTKRIIRRSLLFPTVLLTALLGLLATLLAPAAGAEPERSWPRGPNVFQGWAFDTCKAPPLSTLQAWKETKYRGIGIYFGGRGRACPTQPNLSADWVRSADRAGWRMLPLYVGSQAPCVVNKNKRKVTIRGNAEQVGASEGQDAVQRAKALGIAPGSALYLDMEAYSLRNTSCTSKTLGYIRAWNRETRRMGYVPGFYSSADSGVRHMERARQAGARDLPSVMWFARWHSKPNLYGEPELSRQAWRPHLRIHQYAGNVAESHGGRRLIIDRNQVDAPVAVIQ; this is translated from the coding sequence ATGGGATCAACAAAACGGATCATCCGACGGAGTCTGCTGTTCCCCACCGTCCTGCTCACGGCCCTGCTCGGCCTGCTGGCCACCCTCCTCGCCCCGGCCGCCGGAGCGGAGCCCGAACGGAGCTGGCCGCGCGGCCCGAACGTCTTCCAGGGCTGGGCGTTCGACACCTGCAAGGCGCCGCCGCTGAGCACCCTGCAAGCCTGGAAGGAGACCAAGTACCGGGGCATCGGCATCTACTTCGGCGGCCGCGGCCGTGCCTGCCCCACCCAGCCGAACCTCAGCGCCGACTGGGTGCGCTCCGCCGACCGCGCGGGCTGGCGGATGCTGCCGCTGTACGTCGGCTCGCAGGCGCCGTGCGTCGTCAACAAGAACAAGCGCAAGGTCACCATCCGCGGCAATGCGGAACAGGTGGGCGCGAGCGAGGGCCAGGACGCCGTGCAGCGCGCCAAGGCGCTGGGCATCGCGCCGGGCAGCGCGCTGTACCTCGACATGGAGGCGTACAGCCTGCGGAACACGTCCTGCACCAGTAAGACGCTCGGTTACATCAGGGCCTGGAACCGCGAGACCCGCCGCATGGGTTACGTGCCCGGCTTCTACAGCAGCGCCGACTCCGGCGTACGACACATGGAGCGCGCGCGGCAGGCGGGCGCCCGGGACCTGCCGTCGGTGATGTGGTTCGCGCGCTGGCACAGCAAGCCGAATCTGTACGGCGAGCCCGAGCTGTCCCGCCAGGCGTGGCGTCCGCACCTGCGTATCCACCAGTACGCGGGCAACGTGGCGGAGTCGCACGGCGGGCGCCGGCTGATCATCGACCGCAACCAGGTGGACGCCCCGGTCGCCGTGATCCAGTAG
- a CDS encoding helix-turn-helix domain-containing protein has protein sequence MPPRDNPTARQIRLGVELRKLRERAGRTAREAGGLLSTDAARISNIEAGRLGISEERIRRLTTFYQCDNEPLINALCEIAAERRGTHWFDDYRGILAPGWLDIAELELHATAVRSLQSTTMPGPFQTEAYARTLFEGVTPALPRNAVETRIEHRLKRRAIFVGPTATPYSAILHEAALRMRFGGRKATREQLEYLVEVSHMPTVSVRVIPFTNERFIEVTQPVMYAHGTVEQLDTVQIDAAFGGRFLDSEADLKKYNSLLNIAEHASLNETESRQFVHNIAKEM, from the coding sequence ATGCCACCGAGGGACAATCCGACCGCCCGACAGATTCGGCTCGGTGTCGAGCTTCGGAAGCTACGCGAGCGTGCCGGGCGGACAGCACGCGAGGCCGGCGGATTGCTGTCCACCGATGCGGCCCGCATCAGCAACATCGAGGCCGGCCGCCTCGGAATCAGCGAAGAGCGCATTCGCCGCCTGACGACCTTTTACCAGTGCGACAACGAACCACTCATCAACGCCCTGTGCGAGATCGCCGCCGAGCGCAGGGGAACGCACTGGTTCGACGATTACCGGGGCATCCTGGCGCCCGGCTGGCTGGACATCGCCGAGCTGGAGCTGCACGCAACTGCGGTTCGCTCGTTGCAGTCAACCACTATGCCCGGCCCGTTCCAGACCGAGGCGTACGCGCGCACTTTGTTCGAAGGAGTCACACCAGCCCTTCCGCGTAACGCGGTCGAGACGCGCATCGAGCATCGGCTCAAGAGGAGGGCCATCTTCGTGGGCCCAACGGCGACTCCCTACTCCGCGATTCTCCACGAGGCCGCCCTGCGGATGCGATTCGGCGGACGCAAGGCCACGCGCGAGCAGCTCGAGTACCTTGTCGAGGTTTCACACATGCCCACCGTGTCCGTGCGGGTGATTCCGTTCACGAACGAAAGGTTCATCGAGGTCACGCAGCCGGTCATGTACGCGCATGGAACGGTTGAGCAGCTGGACACCGTACAGATCGATGCGGCTTTTGGTGGACGGTTCCTCGACTCGGAGGCCGACCTGAAGAAGTACAACAGCCTGCTCAATATCGCCGAGCACGCGTCTCTGAACGAAACCGAGTCGCGGCAGTTCGTACACAACATCGCAAAGGAAATGTGA
- a CDS encoding bifunctional DNA primase/polymerase, whose protein sequence is MDTTTGSHPSTPVDGPAHRSAGASIDRFTRRSPRPGHPYRREDHHTTALTHALVAAGRGYAVIPLTRAKLPAVASPHHADQATAPCRGACGQLGHGIHDATADPLAVRRLFAAAPWATAYGIACGVPPYHLIGIDLDTKHGADGLTALRLLAEEHHVALPPTVTVRTPSGGHHLYFSGPPSPPVPNSAGRLAPGIDIRGTGGYLVGPGSHTSRGAYTLTPGTPRTPTPAPPALLHLLTHLPHTTHPHNTRPRPTPHTPSTPAPALLRFVRTAPNGQRNARLFWAACRAHESGLGQEMSTALTTAALHTGLSEREARATIASAGRQ, encoded by the coding sequence ATGGACACGACCACCGGAAGCCATCCCTCCACTCCCGTCGACGGGCCTGCACACCGGTCCGCCGGTGCCTCCATCGACCGCTTCACCCGCCGTAGCCCCCGCCCCGGCCACCCCTACCGCCGCGAAGATCACCACACCACCGCCCTCACCCACGCCCTCGTGGCCGCCGGCCGCGGCTACGCGGTCATCCCGCTGACCCGCGCCAAACTCCCCGCCGTGGCCTCCCCGCACCACGCCGACCAGGCCACCGCCCCGTGCCGCGGCGCCTGCGGCCAACTCGGACACGGCATCCACGACGCCACCGCCGACCCGCTCGCCGTACGCCGCCTCTTCGCGGCCGCGCCCTGGGCCACCGCGTACGGCATCGCCTGCGGCGTCCCCCCGTACCACCTCATCGGCATCGACCTGGACACCAAACACGGCGCCGACGGCCTCACCGCCCTGCGCCTGCTGGCCGAGGAACACCACGTGGCCCTGCCGCCCACCGTCACGGTCCGCACCCCGAGCGGCGGCCACCACCTGTACTTCTCCGGCCCGCCGTCCCCGCCCGTCCCCAACTCCGCGGGCCGCCTGGCCCCCGGCATCGACATCCGCGGCACCGGCGGCTACCTGGTCGGCCCCGGCTCCCACACATCCCGCGGCGCCTACACCCTCACCCCCGGCACCCCCCGAACCCCAACCCCCGCCCCACCCGCCTTACTCCACCTCCTGACCCACCTCCCCCACACCACTCACCCCCACAACACTCGGCCCCGCCCGACCCCCCACACCCCCTCCACCCCCGCCCCCGCTCTCCTACGCTTCGTCCGCACCGCCCCAAACGGCCAACGAAACGCCCGCCTCTTCTGGGCCGCCTGCCGCGCCCACGAATCGGGCCTGGGCCAGGAGATGTCCACGGCACTCACCACAGCGGCCCTGCACACGGGGCTGAGCGAGCGG
- a CDS encoding methyltransferase domain-containing protein — translation MAPAGRLRQGRDAWFSAAYSDRTLVTALDPATAEPVGDRTWTGLPTSSGTAPHLVAGMLEELDVRDGHRVWDIGTGTGYLTALLCTRLGSRLVHSSDIAPALSEAARTRLASLGLTPHLSVHDARYAHSEHPGRPGRPGFDRVIATCSVRSIPDAWLRRTRTGGAVLTDLDLGIEGGLVRVTVDGRHAAGRFTRTTARFMAARGDAHTYFRERRPPYAPEAATRPTTVTAADLRTHYPFRLLLAFHLPYAELVYHCAADGALSLQIQRDGTWARSPITGERPGSVTYGGARDLWATVEAAWRWWNEHGRPAQDRFGYACEPDGRHHVWHIPDGRRWDLTP, via the coding sequence GTGGCGCCTGCGGGACGCCTGCGACAGGGCCGGGACGCGTGGTTCAGCGCCGCCTACAGTGACCGCACCCTCGTCACCGCCCTCGACCCGGCCACCGCCGAACCGGTCGGCGACCGTACCTGGACCGGCCTGCCCACCTCGTCCGGCACCGCGCCGCACCTCGTGGCCGGCATGCTGGAAGAGCTCGACGTCCGCGACGGCCACCGGGTCTGGGACATCGGCACCGGAACCGGGTACCTCACCGCCCTCCTGTGCACCCGCCTCGGCTCCCGCCTGGTCCACTCCAGCGACATCGCCCCCGCGCTCTCGGAGGCCGCCCGTACCCGCCTGGCGAGCCTCGGCCTCACCCCGCATCTCAGCGTCCACGACGCCCGGTACGCCCACTCCGAACATCCCGGCCGTCCCGGCCGCCCCGGCTTCGACCGCGTCATCGCCACCTGTTCCGTACGGTCCATCCCCGACGCATGGCTCCGCAGGACGCGCACCGGTGGGGCCGTACTGACCGACCTCGACCTCGGTATCGAGGGCGGCCTCGTCCGCGTCACCGTCGACGGCCGGCACGCCGCCGGACGCTTCACCCGGACCACCGCCCGCTTCATGGCGGCCCGCGGCGACGCCCACACGTACTTCCGCGAGCGCCGGCCCCCGTACGCACCGGAAGCCGCCACTCGCCCCACCACGGTCACCGCGGCCGACCTGCGGACCCACTACCCCTTCCGGCTGCTCCTGGCCTTCCACCTGCCGTACGCCGAACTCGTCTACCACTGCGCCGCCGATGGCGCCCTGTCGCTCCAGATCCAGCGCGACGGGACGTGGGCCCGGTCGCCGATCACCGGGGAACGCCCCGGCTCCGTCACCTACGGCGGCGCACGCGATCTCTGGGCGACCGTGGAAGCCGCCTGGCGGTGGTGGAACGAGCACGGCCGTCCGGCGCAGGATCGGTTCGGTTACGCCTGCGAGCCGGACGGGCGGCATCACGTATGGCACATTCCGGACGGGCGGCGGTGGGATCTCACGCCGTAG
- a CDS encoding SigE family RNA polymerase sigma factor codes for MTTPVCTSASSAAVFPSFSSYVRARGPVLLRTARSLTANPSDAEDLLQTALTKTFVAWERIEDHRALDGYVRRALLNTRTSQWRKRKVDEFACEEIPEPDPVPAPDPAEAQVLRDAMWRAVLRLPARQRAMVVLRYYEDLSEAQTAEVLGVSVGTVKSAVSRALAKLREDPELAVAA; via the coding sequence ATGACCACGCCAGTGTGCACCAGCGCTTCCAGCGCCGCTGTGTTCCCGTCGTTCTCGTCGTACGTACGGGCCCGCGGGCCGGTGCTGCTGCGGACCGCCCGCTCGCTCACCGCCAACCCGAGCGACGCCGAGGACCTGCTGCAGACCGCGCTGACCAAGACGTTCGTGGCGTGGGAGCGGATCGAGGACCACCGCGCGCTGGACGGCTATGTGCGCCGCGCCCTGCTGAACACCCGCACCTCGCAGTGGCGCAAGCGCAAGGTCGACGAGTTCGCCTGCGAGGAGATACCCGAGCCCGACCCGGTACCGGCCCCCGACCCGGCCGAGGCCCAGGTGCTGCGCGACGCGATGTGGCGGGCGGTGCTGCGGCTGCCGGCGCGGCAGCGGGCCATGGTGGTGCTGCGGTATTACGAGGACCTGAGCGAGGCGCAGACCGCGGAGGTGCTCGGGGTCTCCGTCGGTACGGTCAAGAGCGCCGTCTCCCGGGCCCTGGCCAAGCTTCGCGAGGACCCTGAGCTGGCGGTCGCGGCGTAG
- a CDS encoding MaoC family dehydratase produces the protein MKAGDELPPLTIPVTRTLIIAGAIASRDYQDVHHDTEAARAKGSPDIFMNILTTNGLVGRYITDHFGPHAVLRKVAIRLGVPNYPGDELVLRGTVTSLDGDTAEIRVVGSNRLGHHVTGTVTVTVPAHPPAVPEPTP, from the coding sequence GTGAAAGCCGGTGACGAACTCCCCCCGCTGACCATCCCCGTCACCCGCACCCTCATCATCGCCGGGGCCATCGCCTCCCGCGACTACCAGGACGTGCACCACGACACCGAAGCGGCCAGAGCCAAGGGCTCCCCCGACATCTTCATGAACATCCTGACCACGAACGGCCTCGTCGGCCGCTACATCACCGACCACTTCGGCCCGCACGCCGTCCTCCGCAAGGTCGCGATCCGCCTCGGCGTGCCCAACTATCCGGGCGATGAGCTGGTGCTACGGGGAACGGTCACCTCCCTGGACGGTGACACGGCGGAGATACGGGTCGTGGGCTCCAACCGCCTCGGCCACCACGTCACCGGCACCGTGACGGTGACGGTCCCCGCCCACCCCCCGGCCGTCCCGGAGCCCACCCCATGA
- a CDS encoding lipid-transfer protein, translating to MTLHRADTLGGRAAVVGIGATEFSKDSGRSELKLAVEAVRAALDDAGLGPGDVDGMVTFTMDTSPEITVAQAAGIGELSFFSRVHYGGGAACATVQQAALAVAAGIAEVVVCYRAFNERSGRRFGAGVQRREPSAEGAALGWNLPAGLLTPASWVAMAAQRYLYGYGLTPEAFGQVAVVGRRHAARNPAAYFYGKPITLADHAASRWIVEPLRLLDCCQETDGGQALVVTTAERARDLPHPPAVIRAAAQGAGRAQEQMTSYYRDGLTGLPESAVVARQLWRTSGLRPADIDVGILYDHFTPFVLMQLEEFGFCAPGEAADFVAAGGLPLNTHGGQLGEAYLHGMNGIAEAVRQLRGTSVNQVPGAARVLVTAGTGVPTSGLVLGADG from the coding sequence ATGACTCTCCACCGCGCGGACACCCTGGGCGGCCGGGCCGCCGTCGTCGGCATCGGCGCGACCGAGTTCTCCAAGGATTCCGGCCGCAGCGAACTGAAGCTGGCCGTGGAAGCCGTACGGGCCGCCCTGGACGACGCGGGGCTCGGCCCCGGCGACGTGGACGGCATGGTCACCTTCACGATGGACACCAGCCCCGAGATCACCGTCGCCCAGGCGGCCGGGATCGGCGAGCTGTCGTTCTTCTCCCGCGTGCACTACGGGGGCGGCGCGGCCTGCGCCACCGTCCAGCAGGCGGCCCTCGCGGTCGCCGCGGGAATCGCCGAAGTCGTCGTCTGCTACCGGGCGTTCAACGAGCGTTCGGGCCGACGCTTCGGGGCCGGGGTGCAGCGGCGCGAGCCGTCCGCCGAGGGCGCGGCGCTCGGCTGGAACCTGCCCGCCGGACTGCTGACGCCCGCCTCCTGGGTCGCCATGGCGGCGCAGCGCTACCTGTACGGGTACGGGCTCACGCCGGAAGCGTTCGGGCAGGTCGCGGTCGTCGGCCGGCGCCATGCCGCGCGCAACCCGGCCGCGTACTTCTACGGGAAGCCGATCACCCTCGCCGACCACGCCGCGTCCCGCTGGATCGTCGAACCGCTGCGGCTGCTCGACTGCTGTCAGGAGACGGACGGCGGCCAGGCCCTCGTCGTCACCACGGCCGAACGGGCCCGCGACCTGCCGCACCCGCCCGCCGTGATCCGGGCCGCCGCGCAGGGCGCGGGCCGCGCCCAGGAGCAGATGACCAGCTACTACCGGGACGGTCTGACCGGGCTGCCCGAGTCGGCGGTCGTGGCGCGGCAGCTGTGGCGGACGAGCGGGCTGCGCCCGGCGGACATCGACGTCGGCATCCTTTACGACCACTTCACCCCGTTCGTGCTGATGCAGCTGGAGGAGTTCGGGTTCTGCGCGCCGGGCGAGGCGGCCGATTTCGTCGCCGCGGGCGGGCTGCCGCTCAACACGCACGGCGGGCAGCTGGGCGAGGCGTATCTGCACGGCATGAACGGCATCGCCGAGGCGGTACGGCAGCTCCGCGGCACCTCCGTCAACCAGGTGCCGGGCGCGGCCCGCGTCCTGGTCACCGCCGGCACGGGCGTACCGACGTCGGGGCTGGTGCTGGGCGCGGACGGCTGA